In the Nothobranchius furzeri strain GRZ-AD chromosome 15, NfurGRZ-RIMD1, whole genome shotgun sequence genome, one interval contains:
- the LOC129164694 gene encoding galactose-specific lectin nattectin-like, which yields MASGLLFLLLLGIGGNMFSEALLPVCFPGLCPICPRGWTDYNGYCYQFVNQELAWADAEIFCNKHKAHLTSIKNTDQYNFIRHLIVKGAGFNQKSWVGGTNAVRNDLWMWTDGTLFTFKNWGPSEPNNQGGNEHCMDMNLREQDYVNDEECIQELSFVCIKPVKRTKIIKNTT from the exons ATGGCGTCAGGTCTGCTCTTCCTGCTGCTCCTCGGGATCGGAGGAAAT ATGTTTTCTGAAGCTTTGCTACCAG TTTGTTTTCCAGGCCTCTGTCCTATTTGTCCTCGCGGCTGGACTGACTATAATGGCTACTGTTACCAGTTTGTGAACCAGGAACTGGCTTGGGCCGATGCTGAG ATATTCTGCAATAAACACAAAGCACATCTGACCTCCATCAAAAACACAGATCAGTACAACTTCATCAGGCATCTGATCGTCAAAGGAGCAGGATTCAACCAAAAGTCTTGGGTTGGAGGCACCAATGCAGTCAGG AACGATCTGTGGATGTGGACCGATGGAACACTGTTTACCTTTAAGAACTGGGGTCCAAGTGAACCCAACAACCAGGGAGGAAACGAGCACTGCATGGACATGAACCTGCGTG AGCAAGATTATGTCAACGACGAGGAATGCATCCAAGAGCTCTCCTTTGTCTGTATTAAACCAGTGAAACGCaccaaaataatcaaaaacacaacataa